One window of bacterium genomic DNA carries:
- a CDS encoding ABC transporter permease subunit: protein MNRRVTALALSTFRETVRDRIFYLVAVFGFVMLASTAVLAPMNVGAQGKIMSDVGLAAMVVFGLVVAVFVGSAMVRKEMDKGTIVTILAKPVGRREYLLGKFLGLNLTLVSMLAVMTALFLLMLLIAPGAFSLRFLAPIYLGFLELMLLNAVVVFYSTCVSPILAAVFTLATFAVGHLSESIRDFGQMQGTPFQQTMADVVYYLLPNLEVFNMRAAVVHGDSVPPEHLLMATVYGLSWTALLLLLGSAIFARRELRG from the coding sequence ATGAACCGTCGCGTCACGGCCCTGGCCCTGAGCACCTTCCGCGAGACCGTCCGCGACCGGATCTTCTACCTGGTCGCCGTCTTCGGCTTCGTCATGCTGGCCAGCACGGCCGTCCTGGCGCCCATGAACGTGGGGGCCCAGGGCAAGATCATGTCCGACGTGGGCCTGGCGGCCATGGTCGTCTTCGGCCTCGTGGTCGCCGTCTTCGTGGGCAGCGCCATGGTCCGCAAGGAGATGGACAAGGGCACGATCGTCACCATCCTGGCCAAGCCGGTCGGTCGGCGCGAGTACCTGCTCGGCAAGTTCCTCGGCCTGAACCTGACCCTGGTCTCCATGCTCGCGGTGATGACCGCCCTCTTCCTGCTGATGCTGCTCATCGCGCCGGGCGCCTTCAGCCTCCGCTTCCTGGCGCCCATCTATCTCGGCTTCCTCGAGCTGATGCTGCTCAACGCGGTGGTGGTCTTCTACTCGACCTGCGTCTCGCCGATCCTCGCCGCGGTCTTCACCCTGGCCACCTTCGCCGTGGGGCACCTCAGCGAGAGCATCCGCGATTTCGGCCAGATGCAGGGCACGCCCTTCCAGCAGACCATGGCCGACGTCGTCTACTACCTGCTGCCCAATCTCGAGGTCTTCAACATGCGCGCGGCGGTGGTGCACGGCGACAGCGTGCCCCCGGAGCACCTGCTCATGGCGACGGTGTACGGCCTGAGCTGGACCGCCCTGCTGCTGCTGCTGGGCAGCGCCATCTTCGCCCGCCGGGAGCTGCGCGGATGA